The following coding sequences are from one Humulus lupulus chromosome X, drHumLupu1.1, whole genome shotgun sequence window:
- the LOC133805665 gene encoding uncharacterized protein LOC133805665 — protein sequence MGTQSDPRRWWRSVSDFCTQNVDDGDSDGICSKEKLHELKSDDEFDAGKNSKEFNLKTKMQNFQFVLGMEFATVKILRNAIREYFIEGDREYVFISIDSNRVRVKCKGANCEWMLFASIVNKTDAKTMRVKTLVDKHSCGIVLDNKKLTSTWLAKHFLEQFRLNPSMEYNAFREITAKTKYSRVSSWTFYRAKKKARKMLEGSVKEQYAILDDYCKRLLATNPCSTVKLKNDLDNGRRKFQHIYICLKSLTVITPCVPIAYCVPEKENTEVWTWFLELLKDDLGNLSPTKVTMMSDHQKGLENAVGAIFSGCEQLLWAAANTTTQAEFARAMQEVKDVSDGAYNWLTGKNPTEWSKSHISEYPKCDILVNNLCESFNEAILDARDKPIITLLEKIRFWLMSRFYNKRAELEKMTQPVGKRILKIIEKQKEVAKHCLVTRFDKFQFQVQCSNGSALVVDLEFRTCTCRRFQLSGLPCGHALATIWFMGGNVFDYVHGFYKKESLQKAYE from the exons ATGGGTACACAGTCTGACCCTAGGAGGTGGTGGCGATCAGTTTCAGATTTTTGTACTCAAAATGTTGATGATGGAGACTCAGATGGTATATGTTCTAAGGAGAAGTTACACGAATTAAAGTCAGATGATGAGTTTGATGCTGGTAAAAATTCCAAAGAATTCAACCTGAAAACCAAAATGCAAAACTTCCAATTTGTTCTTGGCATGGAATTTGCCACTGTTAAAATTTTAAGGAATGCAATAAGGGAGTACTTTATTGAAGGTGATCGAGAATATGTATTTATTTCCATTGATTCAAATAGAGTTAGAGTTAAGTGCAAGGGTGCAAACTGTGAATGGATGTTGTTTGCTTCAATAGTTAACAAGACAGATGCCAAGACAATGAGGGTCAAAACACTTGTTGACAAGCATAGTTGTGGCATTGTTTTGGACAATAAAAAGCTGACCTCAACTTGGCTTGCAAAGCACTTTTTGGAGCAATTTAGGCTAAATCCAAGTATGGAATACAATGCATTTAGGGAGATAACTGCAAAGACCAAGTACTCACGTGTGTCTAGCTGGACATTTTACAGAGCCAAGAAAAAAGCAAGGAAGATGTTGGAAGGGTCTGTCAAGGAACAATACGCCATTCTTGATGATTACTGTAAAAGGTTGTTGGCTACCAATCCTTGCTCTACTGTGAAGTTGAAAAATGATTTGGATAATGGGAGAAGGAAATTTCAGCATATTTATATTTGTCTTAAG TCATTGACGGTAATAACTCCATGTGTTCCCATTGCCTACTGTGttcctgaaaaggaaaacacTGAGGTTTGGACTTGGTTCTTGGAGCTATTGAAGGATGATCTTGGGAATTTGAGTCCTACCAAGGTGACAATGATGAGTGATCATCAAAAAGGATTAGAAAATGCAGTGGGAGCCATCTTTAGTGGGTGTGAG CAACTTTTGTGGGCAGCAGCTAATACTACAACACAAGCTGAGTTTGCTCGAGCAATGCAAGAAGTCAAGGATGTCTCAGATGGTGCTTACAATTGGCTGACAGGGAAGAACCCCACAGAATGGAGTAAGTCACATATTTCAGAGTACCCAAAATGTGACATTTTGGTGAATAATTTGTGTGAGAGTTTCAATGAAGCCATACTTGATGCTCGCGACAAGCCAATTATAACTTTACTAGAGAAAATTAGATTTTGGTTGATGTCTCGGTTTTATAACAAAAGAGCTGAGTTGGAGAAGATGACTCAACCTGTGGGGAAGAGAATTTTGAAGATAATTGAGAAGCAAAAAGAGGTTGCAAAGCATTGTCTGGTTACTAGGTTTGACAAGTTTCAGTTTCAGGTTCAATGCAGCAATGGTAGTGCCTTGGTTGTTGATTTAGAATTCAGAACTTGTACATGTAGGAGGTTTCAACTATCTGGGCTTCCTTGTGGCCATGCACTAGCTACTATCTGGTTCATGGGAGGTAATGTCTTTGATTATGTCCACGGATTCTATAAAAAAGAATCATTGCAAAAAGCTTATGAATAG